A single region of the Coregonus clupeaformis isolate EN_2021a chromosome 16, ASM2061545v1, whole genome shotgun sequence genome encodes:
- the LOC121584820 gene encoding indoleamine 2,3-dioxygenase 2-like produces MATTIIDSQKPFSLDHYHVSEEFGFILRAPLAELPPYYQPWMDIAQHVTELIYSHTLRSHILKMPLLNTQSLESHRELRLAHLALSVMTMGYVWQEGEHDTVKMLPRNLAIPYCEVSQRLGLPPILTHADAVLANWKKRDPQGLFDMENLELLVTLPGGDNVRGFFMVTLLVELAAVPAIKSIPVVINGVQCGDAETVTRALEESSQAMQGMTDALKLMHVYVKPEVFYGIMRIYLSGWKDNSSMPAGLVYEGVQAEPMEYSGGSAAQSSLLHCFDELLGVKHEAKSGAFLTLMRNYMPPSHKRLIQDISLQPSLRGFVQQQACEPLTAAFQLCVTKLLALRSYHINVVSRFITVPAARARQLRKQGNSSQEETVSRAPTALEETGTGGSGIMSFLKTVRDSTRDVSLPLDNRDMQKSPNGSQLQNTQHATQPKHLQSNTL; encoded by the exons ATGGCCACTACTATCATAGACTCACAGAAGCCTTTCTCTCTGGACCACTACCATGTCTCTGAGGAATTTGGCTTCATCCTCCGTGCACCCCTG GCAGAGCTGCCACCATACTACCAGCCCTGGATGGACATTGCCCAGCACGTTACAGAGCTCATCTATTCTCACACGTTGCGCTCCCACATTCTCAAG ATGCCCCTGCTGAACACCCAATCCCTGGAGAGCCACAGAGAGCTGCGTCTGGCCCACTTGGCCCTGAGTGTGATGACCATGGGCTACGTGTGGCAGGAGGGGGAGCATGACACAGTCAAG ATGCTGCCCCGCAACCTGGCCATTCCATACTGTGAGGTGTCTCAGCGCCTAGGACTTCCTCCCATCCTTACCCATGCAGACGCAGTACTGGCTAACTGGAAGAAGAGGGATCCACAGGG ACTGTTTGACATGGA GAACTTGGAGCTGCTTGTCACGCTGCCTGGTGGGGACAATGTGAGAGGGTTCTTCATGGTCACTCTGCTAGTAGAGCTTGCTGCAGTGCCAGCCATTAAG AGTATTCCTGTGGTTATTAATGGGGTCCAGTGCGGTGATGCTGAGACTGTGACCAGAGCACTAGAGGAATCCAGCCAGGCCATGCAGGGCATGACAGATGCACTTAAACTGATGCATG TGTATGTCAAGCCAGAAGTCTTCTATGGCATTATGAGGATCTATCTTTCTGG GTGGAAAGACAACTCCTCCATGCCAGCTGGGTTGGTGTATGAGGGCGTCCAGGCAGAGCCTATGGAGTATTCTGGTGGGAGTGCTGCCCAGAGCAGTCTGCTGCACTGCTTTGATGAGCTGCTGGGTGTCAAACATGAAGCAAAGAGTG GTGCCTTTCTGACCCTTATGAGGAACTACATGCCCCCTTCCCACAAGCGTCTGATCCAGGACATCTCTCTGCAGCCCTCCCTGCGAGGCTTCGTCCAGCAGCAGGCCTGTGAGCCGCTGACCGCAGCCTTCCAGCTCTGTGTGACCAAGCTGCTGGCCCTCCGCAGTTACCACATCAACGTGGTCAGCCGCTTCATCACTGTGCCTGCTGCCCGTGCCCGACAGCTCCGAAAACAGGGAAACAGTTCCCAGGAGGAGACTGTCAGCAGGGCGCCCACGGCTCTGGAGGAGACGGGCACCGGCGGCTCGGGCATCATGAGCTTCCTCAAGACTGTAAGGGACAGCACACGGGACGTCTCCCTGCCTCTGGACAACAGGGACATGCAGAAGAGCCCAAACGGATCACAGCTTCAAAACACACAACATGCAACACAACCAAAACATCTGCAATCTAACACACTTTAG